CATGGGCGTTTAGTCCACGTGGTAGTTAGGCGCTTCCTTGGTGATTTGCACGTCATGCACGTGCGACTCGCGCAGGCCCGCGCCGGTGATCTGCACAAACTCGGCCTTCTCGTTCATTTCGGCGATGGTGCGGCAGCCGCAGTAGCCCATGCTCGCGCGAACGCCGCCGATCAGCTGGAACAGGATCGCGTTGACCGAACCCTTGTACGCGACGCGACCTTCGATGCCTTCCGGCACGAGCTTGTCGATGTTCGCTGAATTGTCCTGGAAGTAGCGATCCGCCGCGCCGTCCTTCATCGCGCCGACCGAGCCCATGCCACGGTACGACTTGTACTGGCGGCCCTGGTAGAGGAACACTTCGCCCGGCGACTCTTCGGTACCGGCGAACATGCTGCCCATCATCACGGCGCTCGCACCCGCCGCGAGCGCCTTGCTGACGTCGCCCGAGAAGCGCACACCGCCGTCGGCGACGACCGGCACGCCAGTGCCCTGCAGCGCTTCGGACACGTTGGAAATCGCGGTGACCTGCGGCACGCCCACGCCCGCGACGACCCGGGTCGTGCAGATCGAGCCAGGGCCGATACCCACCTTGACGCCGTCCGCACCGTATTCGACGAGCGCCTTGGCAGCTGCGGCGGTCGCGATGTTGCCGCCGATCACCTCGACGTGCGGGAAGTTCTGCTTGACCCACTTGACGCGCTCGAGCACGCCCTTGCTGTGGCCATGCGCGGTATCGACCACGATCACGTCGACGCCGGCCTGCACGAGCAGCTCGACGCGCTCTTCGTTGTCCGCGCCGACGCCGACCGCCGCGCCCGCGCGCAGCTTGCCGTGCTCGTCCTTGCACGCGTCCGGGTGCTCGGTCTGCTTGGTGATGTCCTTGACGGTCATCAGGCCGCGCAGTTCGAATGCGTCGTTGACGACCAGCACGCGCTCGAGGCGGTGGCTGTGCATCAGCGCCTTCGCTTCGGCGAGCGGCGTGCCCTCCTTGACGGTGACGAGGCGCTCGCGCGGCGTCATGATGTTGCGCACCGGTTCGTCCAGACGCTCTTCGAAGCGCAGGTCGCGATTCGTCACGATGCCGACGAGTTGCGAGCCCTCGACGACCGGGAAGCCGGAAATGCCATGCTGGCGCGACAGCGCGATCACATCGCGCACTTTCATGTGCGGCGGCACCGTGATCGGATCGCGCACGACGCCTGACTCGAAACGCTTGACCTTTGCGACTTCACGCGCCTGCTCGGCCGGCGTGAGGTTCTTGTGGATGATGCCGACGCCGCCCATTTGCGCCATGGCGATTGCCAGACGCGCTTCGGTGACCGTGTCCATCGCGGCGGACACGAGCGGCATATTCAGGGAGATGTTGCGGGTCAGCCGGGTCTTGAGGCTGGTGTCGCGCGGCAGAACATCGGAGAAGGCCGGGACGAGGAGCACGTCATCGAACGTGAGTGCTGTTTGGATCAGACGCATGGCAAATCCTATAGGCGCAAAAGCGAATTATACGCGATACCACCCCGGTTTTCACTGCACGAACAGCAGCTTAGCGAATTTCGGACGATTTTTTACCGATCCTGGATGCGCCGATTTCGCTTGCCCGTTCGCGTTGCGTTCGATCAAGTTTCGTTTATGCGTTCGCAGGCAAAGTTGGGCAGAGCCGGCGGGGTAATCCCCTGCACCCGCGCAAATCGCGCAGCGCTCGCGCGGCCCGAATGCAGGCTCGAACAAGACGTCCTGCCCGCAACGCCGCTATTGTGCGAATCATTCCAGTTTTCCAGCAGGGGCAGTCGATGCAGCGAGGTGTCGTATATGGGGTCATGGCCGGAGCCTTGTGGGGCATGGTATTTCTGGTGCCGCGGGTGCTGCCCGAGTTCTCCCCGCTGTTGCTCGTCGCCGGCCGCTATTCGATGTACGGCGTCGTCTCGCTCGCCGCGGCGCTACCGATCGCGGGCTCGCTCGCCAAACGGTTGTCCCGCGAGGATCTGATCGCACTCGTGAAGCTCGCGCTCGGCGGCAATATCGTCTATTACCTGTTGCTGACGGCCGCCGTGCATCTGATCGGGATCGCGCCGGCCTCGCTGATCGTCGGCGTGCTGCCGGTCACGGTGACGCTGGTCGGCCGGCGCGATCACGGCGCGGTGCCGCTCGCGCGCCTCGCGTGGCCGCTCGCGACGGTGATGGCGGGCATCGTCTGCATCAATATCGACGTGTTGACGGTGGCCGGCGCGACGCCGGTCGGCATCGCGACGCGCCTGCTCGGCGTGGCTTGCGCGGTGGGCGCGCTGATCTGCTGGACCTGGTTCGCGGTCGAGAACGCCCGCTACCTGCAGCGTCAGACGCATTTCAACGGCAACGAGTGGTCGGTGCTGTGGGGCGTCGTGACGGGCGCGCTAGGCGGCGCGCTGTGGCTCGTGGTCGCGATGCTGCCGTCGGGCGGCCAGCCAGGCGAGCTAGCCGACGCGCGTTGGCACACGTTCTGGCTGCTCAACCTGGTGCTCGCGATCGGCGCGTCGTGGCTCGGTAACGGCCTGTGGAATGCCGCGGCAAAACGGCTGCCGCTGACGCTGTCCGGTCAGATGATCGTGTTCGAGACGCTATTCGCGCTGCTTTACGCATTCATTTACGACGAGCGCCTGCCGCGCCCGCTCGAACTCGCCGCGATCCTGCTTCTGGTCGCGGGGGTCTGGTGGTCGGTGCGCCGGCATTCGGACGACGATTCGTCCGGTGCGGCGCGCGTCGAGGGCATGGAGGATAAGGCGCAGACGTCGGCGCCTCGATGTGACCTGATGTGACGCGATCGGAAACCGGCGGCGTGCGCAGGGCGAACCGCCACCGCAATCCCCGCCGCCTACCGCGAGTCCTTGTTGAGCCAGCGCCGCCCCTCGATCGACCCCGCCTTGCGGGTCTTTTCGACGCGGCGTTGGCGCGACACTTTCGGATCCACCAGCAGCGGCCGGTAAATCTCGACGCGATCATGGTCGGCCAGCACCGTATCGAGCGGCTTGAGCTTGCCGAACACCCCC
Above is a window of Paraburkholderia sprentiae WSM5005 DNA encoding:
- the guaB gene encoding IMP dehydrogenase, encoding MRLIQTALTFDDVLLVPAFSDVLPRDTSLKTRLTRNISLNMPLVSAAMDTVTEARLAIAMAQMGGVGIIHKNLTPAEQAREVAKVKRFESGVVRDPITVPPHMKVRDVIALSRQHGISGFPVVEGSQLVGIVTNRDLRFEERLDEPVRNIMTPRERLVTVKEGTPLAEAKALMHSHRLERVLVVNDAFELRGLMTVKDITKQTEHPDACKDEHGKLRAGAAVGVGADNEERVELLVQAGVDVIVVDTAHGHSKGVLERVKWVKQNFPHVEVIGGNIATAAAAKALVEYGADGVKVGIGPGSICTTRVVAGVGVPQVTAISNVSEALQGTGVPVVADGGVRFSGDVSKALAAGASAVMMGSMFAGTEESPGEVFLYQGRQYKSYRGMGSVGAMKDGAADRYFQDNSANIDKLVPEGIEGRVAYKGSVNAILFQLIGGVRASMGYCGCRTIAEMNEKAEFVQITGAGLRESHVHDVQITKEAPNYHVD
- a CDS encoding RnfH family protein produces the protein MSARLTVEVCYALAGEQAVIAVELPAGATLQQAIDASGILRRFPSIDLNTQKVGVFGKLKPLDTVLADHDRVEIYRPLLVDPKVSRQRRVEKTRKAGSIEGRRWLNKDSR
- a CDS encoding DMT family transporter, which codes for MQRGVVYGVMAGALWGMVFLVPRVLPEFSPLLLVAGRYSMYGVVSLAAALPIAGSLAKRLSREDLIALVKLALGGNIVYYLLLTAAVHLIGIAPASLIVGVLPVTVTLVGRRDHGAVPLARLAWPLATVMAGIVCINIDVLTVAGATPVGIATRLLGVACAVGALICWTWFAVENARYLQRQTHFNGNEWSVLWGVVTGALGGALWLVVAMLPSGGQPGELADARWHTFWLLNLVLAIGASWLGNGLWNAAAKRLPLTLSGQMIVFETLFALLYAFIYDERLPRPLELAAILLLVAGVWWSVRRHSDDDSSGAARVEGMEDKAQTSAPRCDLM